gcacCAAACTGTCACAGCCAGCTGAGAAATCAACACTACTTTTGAAGAGCAGTAACAACTCTCCGGAAAGGGTTTGCAGTGGTCTTAACACAGGGCTGAAGGAGAGTATATACAGACTTTTAAATAGAATACAGTCATGTTTGCAAATGCCTTGATGCTTCACTCAAGCCTCAACATTCTTGAGAATATTGCTATTCACTAGCTTGGGCATTGTCCAAGCTTGTTAAGCAAATAGTTGTTTGGGCATCGTCTTGCTAAACAACTATTTGGCAAGACAACGTCTAAGCCAAAAGGAGTTGGCTAGTAAAACTGCTAGTTGTTATCAGCACTACAAAGTAATAGTGGTGGAGAAAGCATAACAAGCTTCAAATGTAATGCCATTCATTCAGGTATAATACAATTGCCACAGAATGCATACGCTAGACAGTTATTGGCACTCCTATAAGACCATGTACAACCGTTTCCAGAGAGATTCACCCATATTGGCAGCGTAGGGAAGACATATGAATACTGTATGTGGAATAAACCCCTGAGTGtaagggaaaagagaggagacacCATCTCTGGTTTGAGGTGTATGTTGGGATTGAGGAAAGGGAAGTTGGGATGGGGAGTCGGTagcccagtggtcaccaaccctcATCTTGGAGACAGGTGTGGGCTTTTTCATAACCCAGTGCTAATCACACCTGAATCAAGTTCCAGATACGTGGTAACATCTATAGGTCAATTTGAACTTTGAACCAGGGGTTTCATTGCTGGGCAGGAACAAAACCCGGCACACCCTGTGAGCTCCTCTCCAGGACCAGAGTGGGGGGTGACCACCGTTGTATAGCCAGTGCAGTGTTGAGGTCTAGGGGCTTGATCAACCCTCAGTGCTTCAGTTCTTGTTGATGCCCATGACCTTGAAAGTGGCTGCGGTGATCTTCTCGTACACCACGAACATGAGGGCTGCCGTTAGTACCGTCTGGAGCAGTTTGGCCTCCAGGCCTTTGTATAAGCCCAGCACACCATGCTCCTGcaggggagaggacagggagggaaCACGTCCATGGATCAACACAAGATGTACTCATTGGCACAAGACGGTCTGAAAATGTCCACCACATTGCAGTAGTCAGACTGTTGAGACGCAAGAGTTCCATTGTGTGTGTGATCTACTCACTTGATTCTGTCCATAAGTAGGTAGACCATGTTTCGGAGACTGCCCAGTAGACTCCCTTGCCTCAGCTTTGTGCTGCCAAACTGGGGGGAGAAAGACTAATTTAATCAACAAAATGAGCTGTGAGTACAGGAAATATGGACTTATTTACTGAGCAGTACACACAATCATGATATCGGACACAGTTTGATGGTAACGTTGGGGAAACACTGCTTATGAGTGTCCGTTTGCAGGTGTGTGCGTTTATAGATATACAAGTTTGCAGTGTATTTGTTTACCCTTAGTATGCCTGGACGGTCTGCAGGGGATACGTCGCCGTGGTAGCGATGGCCTTGGCACAGCTCCAATGAGAAAGATCTCTGCTGATGTAATCTAGGagcagacaaaaacaaacaaaggctTAAAAACTTTCAGCATGACTGACACTCAGACACGCCACAGAGGTGTCAAAGctggctccctccctctcttcccaccttcctccctcctcGGCCTGCTTTCCTCTTCATGGCTTCATAGAACATGAACACGACTGCAGGGTTGAAGACCAGCACCAGAGAAGGCAGTGTACCATTCCAAAGAGTCCCCACTCCCTCGCTGGCTATGATCTCGAGAAAGCATCTGCAATCGAAAACATACATTGTATGATGATAGTAAGTCACATTTTATAGTACTGAAAAGAGACAACAGTGAATACACACACCAAAGATGCCTCTGTAGTGGGTCTGCTGGAGGTCTTCGTTCCTGAACTTTGCCCCTGCAGCTTGAGCCGGGTGTTGACCACCCACATGGGCGTGGTCAGGAGCACGTTCACTGCCCCTGGGGGGAAACACACAACACGGGCAACAGAaagacatttaaatacatttcaatatgGAGGTCAAATCTACTTTCTTCAATGAATCTCTCTGTTAATCACCTCTCAGACTCCCCTTCCCTAATAAACTACATCAATGACTTAGAGCCATCAAAATAGGTGGCAGTAGGTTGATAGTGACTTAGTCAATACCACTAAAGGTCCCTGTTCGGTCCTCCTACCTGGATGAAGCCCATGAGGAGGTCTTTTCCCGGGCTGGACCGGCCCTGATTACCCACCATGACTTTCTTCAGTGTGTTGAAGGTGTAGAAGTAGACAAAGTTGGAGCAGCACAGACTGGAGATGACTGGGAACCAGCCTCTGTACAGAGACAacctgagagggagagggagagagaccagggaAATCTGCAAAGTAAGTCATTGGGCCATGGGAACCCAGGACTAGGAGTTTTTTCCTGTGCATGTGATCTGACTGGGGACATCTCCTGGCCCAACACATTAAAGTAGTCTATAGAAATACAATGGGTGGAATGGACATATCATGGAACATTGCTTGAACTGAAAGGAATGGCCATTCACTACTCTATTCTAGATCTATGGGTACAACAGCCCAGTGAAAGCCCTGTATGCGGTGGTACGAGGCCAGCTTTCCTTTCCAGTCAATTGATTTGAGCAATCTAAGGTGATTATAAATTGTAGTAAAGTATGTGTACAGTTCCATACAATACTCACAGGCTTCCTCCTTTGCTATTTCAGCCAGGAGAATGGCAGTCGATTTGGACTTCCGATTCTCATCCACTGCAACAGAAAACGAAGGCAGAAAAGGGATTGTCATTTTCTTACATTATTGTAACATTGTTAAGTAGTCTGCGCTCTGGTATGCTCATGCAATGGTAGGTCTCTCTTGTCAATGTTTCCACTTCTATATATCATCACTCATTTCCTTGAACTCACTGACCCTTGGGTGCA
This genomic window from Salvelinus sp. IW2-2015 unplaced genomic scaffold, ASM291031v2 Un_scaffold6384, whole genome shotgun sequence contains:
- the slc25a17l gene encoding LOW QUALITY PROTEIN: peroxisomal membrane protein PMP34 (The sequence of the model RefSeq protein was modified relative to this genomic sequence to represent the inferred CDS: inserted 2 bases in 2 codons; substituted 1 base at 1 genomic stop codon), which codes for MSDNGASAINLLSYETLVHAVAGAVGSMTAMSVFFPLDTARIRLQVDENRKSKSTAILLAEIAKEEACEYCMELLSLYRGWFPVISSLCCSNFVYFYTFNTLKKVMVGNQGRSSPGKDLLMGFIQGAVNVLLTTPMWVVNTRLKLQGXKFRNEDLQQTHYRGIFGVCFLEIIASEGVGTLWNGTLPSLVLVFNPAVVFMFYEAMKRKAGRGGRKITSAEIFLIGAXAKAIATTATYPLQTVQSFSPQFGSTKLRQGSLLGSLRNMVYLLMDRIKXHGVLGLYKGLEAKLLQTVLTAALMFVVYEKITAATFKVMGINKN